Proteins from one Clostridium cellulovorans 743B genomic window:
- a CDS encoding membrane protein, whose amino-acid sequence MIIVKISKKLWGYLYIYRYDIFSLIIMSSIILWMMAPIYRGGHIVFSDMAFGFSSQRYMEEIFGLWNERWSTSTLLNVPRLIYIYPLYFFSKYFNYSGAVLIKSFITVLVLVSAISMYLFTKRIISIYFSKEFNFFKVFALITGAIFYALNPWVVMRLQHIYLLCGYSLLPIVLMFFFNAFDPKFQQQLIPGYYIYHRGIYKRNVFDLFMLSIFFTISAAAIHYFFYGMIFLFILGVLIVGKTLIQKGNRSKRKIKSILINTIKKIAVFATLFTCLSGYWLSAYFGSIVLKAQASQHNINVIDTLSLFSRNSSIKNVVYFISYWWPMFNISELPLSFYIGGAVTMIFVLYGVLYKGYKYNIIVFFTICTLGFSIVSTGVKLESFANIFIIIVSKTPIIGSMFRDPNKFIGLMAVGYSVLLTFGVQSFLIKLDAMRRSNILKTVTFFSVVIAFSFYFRPFYDHFINGFYSPITIPQEYSDVQDKFKDKEKFDSKVLYMPIADNMIQSFNGVATPYWNRNSNNEMEKATGDIQVYSSQKNTIFHHEGNAVSITYYMNFLQYLLDKGMTKNFGNLVSTFGINEFAYHNEYVGQEARQKFNLEILKQQDGLKKTYENGIFSLYDVETPIPYLYNVPKKIITPYGYSRLESYSNVKNFNFSDYGVIFSALGEKSYLETLNNGDYIDVADYNDLFLSNLPKDNYLLPFDVINEGNSFLTWSKTLVNNNDWLWYLSSQNLNNFPFEFDFNSGVAVTFASSRLDIPPYKIDYTKGKLIADFDSMLRTDRFFVPDNPEIFSVSANPRTNNNSIPVLHGEIMKGDPKNIWQVAKSGLLDAKENNPYKFNLVVSGRGTNKMHVKVRFFDKQMKEIGVSYVVAPGEEVDFNEVNFTGEYVSPQGSAYMRIDLLSYQQPEQKNYWWIHDIKIYDFDEYKKPNVFTMTKKFDSPQRAKVYMRTLYSAKGGDLQININNSEAKKISTMDNSITQFKWIEVGDYDFAAGENKISVENKSGFNAINIFAIIPEKDYSFLSNPLKVALNKCNIFSVLEAENDFSYSGNIQSERVYPKLSMGKGISSQKGILERDLDIVKTSNYSFAFKLNGGSDNDGKLTFSILNEQNELVLKRQINNSDLSETSNEKEVVVDKIYNTDTFPQTIKYIDNMMGHYNTFLVNNINLVEGKYKVRIEFDSNVFSLSNLNDIHKFESTEVALDYNAIAEEVDKEDIGNYIGITSDMMRDSIVDNTLNIEYDKTFSNSWYDYASKKVLVKPDEEYLINFDAVSQNVSNRHMKVVFIDKDDKVINTTYINDIEDKYKSTWNSYEQIVKAPTGAKYMQFHILCQGSKVSNGFVKIKNYTIIPYKDLITFDNMMIFEGNDFENFFKSDIEKNEIKYSRLDSMKREFQLTNSNRNTVLLNYCESPNPLWEISLGSFKERGTMTLNGVTTGIVTDESGKGKIEVILRKVYYGSFMLIGVGIIIFVVLYKKSKR is encoded by the coding sequence ATGATAATAGTAAAGATAAGTAAAAAACTATGGGGATATTTATATATCTATCGATATGATATATTTTCATTAATAATTATGTCATCGATAATATTATGGATGATGGCACCTATTTATAGAGGAGGTCATATTGTATTTAGCGATATGGCTTTCGGATTCAGTTCACAAAGATATATGGAAGAAATATTTGGCTTATGGAATGAAAGATGGAGTACTTCAACACTTTTAAATGTTCCAAGACTTATATATATTTATCCATTATATTTTTTCTCAAAATATTTCAATTATAGCGGAGCAGTTTTAATTAAATCTTTTATTACAGTTTTAGTTTTAGTGTCAGCTATTTCTATGTATTTGTTCACAAAGAGAATAATAAGTATATACTTTTCAAAAGAATTTAATTTCTTCAAAGTCTTTGCATTGATAACTGGAGCAATTTTTTATGCCCTCAACCCTTGGGTGGTAATGAGACTTCAGCATATATATTTGCTTTGTGGATACAGTCTTCTACCTATAGTACTTATGTTCTTCTTTAATGCTTTTGATCCAAAATTTCAACAACAGCTTATCCCAGGTTATTATATTTATCATAGGGGGATATATAAGCGAAATGTATTTGATTTATTTATGCTCAGTATCTTTTTTACAATAAGTGCAGCCGCTATTCATTATTTTTTTTATGGAATGATTTTTTTATTTATACTTGGAGTTTTAATAGTTGGAAAGACTCTTATACAAAAGGGTAATAGAAGTAAGAGAAAAATAAAAAGTATACTTATAAATACCATTAAAAAGATAGCTGTATTTGCAACGTTGTTTACATGCCTAAGTGGTTATTGGTTGTCTGCATATTTTGGAAGTATTGTCTTGAAAGCTCAAGCTTCTCAGCACAATATTAATGTAATAGACACCCTTTCTTTATTTAGTCGCAATAGCTCTATAAAAAATGTAGTATACTTTATTTCTTACTGGTGGCCTATGTTTAATATTTCAGAATTGCCTCTTTCATTTTATATAGGCGGGGCAGTTACAATGATATTTGTGTTATATGGAGTATTGTACAAAGGTTACAAATATAACATTATAGTATTCTTTACAATTTGTACATTAGGTTTCAGCATAGTTTCTACAGGTGTTAAGCTTGAATCCTTTGCTAATATATTTATAATCATTGTGTCAAAAACACCAATAATTGGTTCTATGTTTAGGGACCCTAATAAATTTATAGGGCTTATGGCAGTTGGTTATAGCGTTCTTTTAACTTTTGGTGTACAAAGTTTTCTTATAAAGCTAGATGCAATGCGCAGGAGCAACATATTAAAAACAGTGACGTTTTTTTCTGTTGTAATTGCTTTTTCGTTCTACTTTAGACCATTTTATGACCATTTTATCAATGGTTTCTATAGTCCTATAACTATCCCTCAGGAATATAGTGATGTTCAGGATAAGTTTAAAGATAAAGAAAAATTCGATAGCAAGGTTCTTTACATGCCAATTGCTGATAATATGATCCAAAGTTTTAATGGAGTAGCAACTCCATATTGGAATAGAAATAGTAACAATGAAATGGAGAAAGCTACAGGTGATATTCAAGTATATTCATCACAAAAAAATACGATTTTTCATCACGAGGGAAATGCAGTAAGTATTACATACTACATGAATTTTCTTCAGTATCTTTTAGATAAAGGAATGACAAAGAATTTTGGCAATCTTGTTTCCACCTTTGGTATAAATGAATTTGCGTACCATAATGAATATGTGGGACAAGAAGCAAGGCAAAAATTTAATTTGGAAATCCTTAAGCAGCAGGATGGGTTAAAGAAAACCTACGAGAATGGGATATTTAGTTTATATGATGTAGAAACCCCGATCCCTTATTTATACAATGTACCAAAAAAAATAATTACCCCATATGGATATAGCCGTTTGGAGAGTTATAGTAATGTTAAAAATTTCAACTTTAGTGATTATGGAGTGATCTTTTCAGCTCTAGGTGAAAAAAGCTATCTAGAAACTCTTAATAACGGAGATTATATAGACGTAGCAGATTATAATGATTTATTCCTATCAAATTTGCCTAAAGATAATTATCTGCTACCATTTGATGTTATTAATGAGGGGAATTCCTTCTTAACTTGGAGTAAGACTTTAGTAAACAATAATGATTGGCTTTGGTATTTGTCGTCACAAAACCTCAACAACTTTCCTTTTGAATTTGATTTTAACTCAGGAGTAGCAGTTACTTTTGCTTCAAGTAGGCTAGACATACCACCTTATAAAATAGATTATACTAAGGGAAAACTAATTGCCGATTTTGATTCTATGTTAAGAACGGACAGATTCTTTGTACCAGATAATCCTGAGATATTTAGTGTTTCAGCTAATCCTCGGACAAATAATAACTCAATACCAGTTTTGCATGGGGAAATTATGAAGGGTGATCCTAAAAATATATGGCAAGTTGCAAAATCAGGACTTTTAGATGCAAAAGAAAATAACCCATATAAGTTCAACTTGGTGGTATCCGGAAGAGGGACAAATAAAATGCATGTAAAGGTTAGATTTTTTGATAAGCAGATGAAGGAAATCGGAGTAAGCTATGTAGTTGCACCAGGTGAAGAAGTAGATTTTAATGAAGTTAATTTTACTGGTGAGTATGTTTCTCCACAAGGTAGTGCTTATATGAGAATAGACCTCTTAAGTTATCAACAGCCTGAACAAAAAAATTATTGGTGGATTCATGATATAAAGATATATGATTTTGACGAGTATAAAAAGCCTAATGTATTTACTATGACAAAAAAGTTTGATTCGCCTCAGAGAGCTAAGGTATATATGAGGACATTATATTCAGCAAAAGGCGGTGATCTTCAAATAAATATAAATAACAGTGAAGCAAAGAAAATAAGCACTATGGATAATTCTATAACTCAGTTTAAGTGGATTGAAGTTGGAGATTATGATTTTGCAGCAGGTGAAAATAAAATCTCCGTTGAGAATAAGTCAGGCTTTAATGCTATAAATATCTTTGCTATTATTCCAGAAAAAGATTATAGCTTTTTGTCTAATCCTTTGAAAGTAGCTTTAAATAAATGCAATATATTTTCGGTTTTAGAAGCAGAAAATGACTTTAGCTATTCAGGAAATATCCAAAGTGAAAGAGTTTATCCTAAATTAAGTATGGGTAAAGGCATAAGTTCTCAAAAGGGAATTTTAGAACGTGATCTAGACATAGTAAAAACCAGCAATTACTCTTTTGCTTTCAAATTAAATGGTGGCAGTGATAATGATGGTAAGTTAACTTTTAGTATACTCAATGAGCAGAATGAATTAGTATTGAAGAGACAGATAAACAATTCTGATTTGAGTGAAACTAGTAATGAAAAAGAGGTTGTAGTAGATAAAATTTATAATACAGATACATTTCCGCAAACTATAAAATATATCGATAATATGATGGGGCATTATAATACTTTTTTAGTAAACAATATAAATCTTGTTGAAGGAAAGTATAAAGTTAGAATAGAATTTGACAGTAATGTGTTTTCTCTAAGTAACCTTAATGATATCCATAAGTTTGAATCAACGGAAGTGGCATTGGATTATAATGCAATAGCTGAAGAGGTTGATAAAGAAGATATTGGAAATTATATAGGGATAACATCTGATATGATGAGAGATAGCATAGTAGATAATACATTAAATATAGAGTATGATAAAACTTTTTCTAACAGCTGGTATGATTATGCTTCTAAAAAAGTGTTGGTAAAGCCTGATGAAGAATATCTTATTAATTTTGATGCAGTTTCTCAGAATGTAAGTAACAGACATATGAAAGTTGTGTTTATTGATAAAGATGATAAGGTGATTAATACAACCTATATAAATGATATAGAAGATAAGTATAAAAGTACATGGAATAGTTACGAACAAATAGTGAAAGCTCCAACTGGGGCAAAATATATGCAGTTTCATATACTTTGCCAAGGAAGTAAAGTTTCAAATGGCTTTGTAAAAATAAAAAACTATACTATTATACCTTATAAAGATCTCATCACATTTGATAATATGATGATCTTTGAAGGGAATGATTTCGAAAACTTTTTCAAGAGTGATATTGAAAAGAATGAGATTAAGTATAGTAGATTGGATAGTATGAAGCGAGAATTTCAGTTAACAAATTCAAATAGAAATACTGTATTATTAAACTATTGTGAGTCTCCAAACCCATTGTGGGAAATTTCACTGGGTAGCTTTAAAGAGAGAGGGACAATGACATTAAATGGTGTAACAACTGGTATTGTTACAGATGAAAGTGGTAAAGGGAAAATTGAGGTTATTTTGAGAAAAGTATACTATGGAAGTTTTATGCTTATAGGTGTTGGGATAATTATCTTTGTTGTTTTATATAAAAAATCAAAACGGTAG
- a CDS encoding deoxyribonuclease IV, with product MLNIGCHLSSTKGFEHMGKEALSIDANTFQFFTRNPRGGKAKDIDEKDVEAFLEFIKEKNFAKILAHAPYTLNPCSAEERTREFALEVMTDDLIRMEYVPNNLYNFHPGSHVKQGLEVGIDYIVTLLNTVLKPEQTTTVLLETMAGKGTEVGSRFEELKEILDRVTLSDKMGVCLDTCHVYDAGYDIVNDLDGVLEEFDRIIGLDKLRAIHLNDSKNPFTSHKDRHEKIGEGFIGLEAITRIINHPKLKGIPFFLETPNEVPEYAEEIKLLRGAYKGD from the coding sequence ATGTTAAATATAGGTTGTCACTTATCTTCAACAAAGGGTTTTGAGCATATGGGAAAGGAAGCCTTAAGTATTGATGCAAATACTTTTCAGTTTTTCACTCGAAATCCTAGAGGCGGAAAGGCAAAGGACATCGATGAAAAGGATGTAGAAGCTTTTCTTGAATTTATAAAGGAAAAAAACTTTGCTAAGATTTTAGCTCATGCACCTTATACTTTAAATCCTTGCTCTGCTGAGGAGAGAACTAGAGAATTTGCACTGGAAGTAATGACCGATGACTTAATCAGAATGGAATACGTTCCAAATAACCTTTATAATTTTCATCCTGGCAGTCATGTTAAGCAAGGATTAGAGGTAGGGATTGATTATATAGTTACTTTGCTTAATACAGTTTTAAAGCCAGAGCAAACAACAACAGTTCTTCTTGAAACCATGGCTGGAAAAGGGACGGAAGTTGGAAGCCGCTTTGAAGAGCTTAAAGAAATTTTAGATAGAGTAACCCTTTCAGATAAAATGGGTGTTTGTTTAGATACTTGCCATGTTTATGATGCGGGATATGATATTGTCAATGATTTAGATGGAGTTCTTGAAGAGTTTGATAGGATTATTGGCCTTGATAAACTTCGTGCTATCCATTTAAATGATAGCAAAAATCCGTTTACCAGCCACAAGGATCGCCACGAAAAAATTGGGGAAGGATTTATTGGTCTAGAGGCTATAACAAGGATAATCAATCATCCAAAACTTAAAGGTATACCTTTTTTCCTTGAAACTCCAAATGAAGTTCCTGAATATGCTGAGGAGATTAAATTGCTTAGAGGTGCATATAAGGGTGACTAG
- a CDS encoding substrate-binding domain-containing protein, whose amino-acid sequence MKRLIRIFALFMILILIVMQTNNTKNSIFASENRKVANIAIGMYDFENPQMKSIQQKFIDIQNKNQDKVNFSFYNGKNNLSIQVAIVDSLLLNPTIDFMVIGLSNPPSDVIEDIIRKASLRNMPLIMLDVDPKIASKLSKEYSKVVFLKGKQGEVGIVQGEILVDQWNNNKVMDKNKDNILQYIMLKGATDNPVANDRVKYSVSTINEAGIKTQELALRVVNWSKEIAKGTIESLLLQYAGSIEAIIANDDTIALGAIEALQKYGYNKGNKAKYIDVVGAGGSQEARDLIDKGFMTGTVNINYEAQAEAVYKIAMNLINNVSPIKDTNYTISEGFVVVTGSYSPYTKKNNISS is encoded by the coding sequence ATGAAAAGATTAATAAGAATATTTGCATTATTTATGATTCTAATATTGATTGTTATGCAAACAAATAATACTAAAAATAGCATATTTGCTAGTGAAAATAGAAAAGTAGCCAATATTGCAATAGGAATGTATGATTTTGAAAATCCACAAATGAAGTCTATTCAACAAAAGTTTATAGATATCCAAAACAAAAATCAGGATAAAGTGAACTTTAGTTTTTATAATGGCAAAAATAACTTATCTATACAAGTGGCAATAGTAGACTCTTTACTTTTAAATCCCACTATTGATTTTATGGTAATTGGACTAAGTAACCCACCAAGTGATGTAATAGAAGATATTATTCGTAAAGCTAGTTTACGAAATATGCCACTAATTATGCTCGATGTTGATCCTAAAATAGCATCAAAACTGTCTAAGGAGTATAGTAAAGTTGTATTTCTTAAAGGTAAACAGGGAGAAGTTGGGATTGTTCAGGGGGAAATTCTTGTTGATCAATGGAATAATAATAAAGTTATGGATAAAAATAAAGATAACATATTGCAATATATTATGTTAAAAGGAGCAACTGACAATCCAGTGGCCAATGATAGGGTAAAGTATTCTGTTTCAACAATTAATGAAGCAGGAATAAAAACACAAGAGCTTGCACTAAGAGTTGTTAATTGGAGTAAAGAAATAGCTAAAGGGACTATTGAATCATTGTTACTTCAATACGCTGGTAGTATTGAGGCAATAATTGCAAATGATGATACTATAGCATTAGGAGCTATTGAAGCATTGCAAAAATATGGTTATAATAAAGGAAATAAAGCAAAATATATTGATGTTGTTGGCGCTGGCGGATCACAAGAAGCCCGAGATTTAATTGATAAAGGATTTATGACTGGTACTGTTAATATTAATTACGAGGCTCAAGCTGAAGCAGTTTATAAAATTGCAATGAACTTAATTAATAATGTAAGCCCTATAAAAGATACAAATTATACAATTAGTGAAGGATTTGTTGTAGTTACAGGAAGTTATTCTCCATACACAAAGAAAAATAATATTTCATCATGA
- a CDS encoding ABC transporter ATP-binding protein has translation MNLYSKYFKLYKVPFLTAVFCVALEAICDLLSPTLMSNIINTGINEGALSNVYYWGGLMLTITAIGAGFAVTRNILASKVSQRVGADLRYDLFEKIISFSEVSTDKIESGSLITRMTNDTSQVVQFVNGIMRIFLKAPITCIGSIVFASLLNFRLSLIIYSVVFLVVVIIIVSMKLSYLRFYQLQKAMDKVNSVVQEYLIGVRLVKAFGTYEKETDKFENSNINLMEKGVSSQMIMTLVSPIITFIVGIGTVIVIFIGSKLFSLEMASPGDITAFTIYMAQILTSLIMITNIFNAFVRTKASTARIKEIFDCKSDFTSSGEEKELNGDIEFQKVTFAYPSGSGVPAIKDLSFSIKSGQSLAIIGPTGSGKSTIAWLLLRFYDVNSGKILVNGHDITELDIDSVRSNIAIVPQKPMLFSGSIAENIRWGNKDATDEMIYEAVNKAEGSFIEKMEGGFESLLGSGGVNVSGGQKQRISIARGILKKSSILLLDDVTSALDAITEAKVRKNLNSKENKQTIITITQRCGTAMAADRILVMDNGVKVGYGTHDELMDTCEVYRDIYKTQIESSREV, from the coding sequence ATGAATTTGTATAGTAAGTATTTTAAGTTATATAAAGTGCCATTTCTCACAGCTGTTTTTTGTGTAGCTCTTGAAGCTATATGTGATTTACTGTCTCCAACACTTATGTCCAATATTATTAATACAGGTATCAATGAAGGGGCACTTTCTAATGTTTATTATTGGGGGGGGCTGATGCTTACGATTACTGCAATAGGAGCAGGTTTCGCAGTTACTAGAAATATTTTGGCAAGCAAGGTATCACAGCGTGTTGGAGCAGATTTAAGATACGATTTATTTGAAAAGATTATAAGTTTTTCAGAAGTGAGCACTGATAAAATTGAAAGTGGATCGCTTATTACTCGTATGACTAATGACACCTCTCAAGTTGTTCAATTTGTAAATGGAATTATGCGTATATTTTTGAAGGCACCAATTACTTGTATTGGGAGTATTGTATTTGCAAGTCTATTGAATTTTCGATTAAGCCTTATAATTTACAGTGTTGTTTTCTTGGTTGTTGTTATTATTATAGTAAGCATGAAGCTTAGTTATCTTCGTTTTTATCAATTGCAGAAGGCTATGGATAAGGTGAATTCTGTTGTTCAGGAATATCTTATAGGTGTGCGTTTGGTAAAGGCCTTTGGAACCTATGAAAAAGAAACAGATAAGTTTGAAAACTCAAATATCAATTTAATGGAGAAGGGTGTGTCTTCTCAAATGATAATGACCTTAGTGTCACCAATTATAACCTTTATTGTTGGAATTGGAACTGTCATTGTAATTTTTATTGGAAGCAAATTATTTTCCTTAGAGATGGCAAGCCCTGGGGACATAACGGCCTTTACTATTTACATGGCTCAAATTCTAACTTCTTTGATTATGATAACAAACATATTTAATGCCTTTGTTAGAACTAAAGCTTCTACTGCTCGTATTAAAGAAATCTTTGATTGTAAAAGTGATTTTACTAGTAGTGGTGAAGAAAAAGAATTAAATGGTGATATTGAATTTCAAAAGGTTACCTTTGCATATCCTAGTGGCAGTGGTGTGCCTGCTATAAAGGATTTATCCTTCTCTATAAAAAGTGGACAAAGTTTAGCAATTATTGGACCAACAGGTAGTGGGAAATCCACAATCGCTTGGTTACTTTTAAGATTTTACGATGTGAATAGTGGAAAAATTCTTGTTAATGGACACGATATAACAGAGTTAGATATTGATTCCGTGAGAAGTAATATTGCTATTGTGCCTCAAAAACCAATGCTTTTTTCAGGATCTATTGCGGAAAATATTAGATGGGGAAACAAGGATGCTACTGATGAAATGATATATGAGGCTGTAAATAAAGCAGAGGGAAGCTTTATTGAAAAGATGGAAGGTGGTTTTGAAAGCCTTCTAGGCAGTGGTGGTGTTAATGTTTCTGGAGGACAAAAACAACGTATTTCCATAGCTCGTGGAATTCTTAAAAAATCTTCTATACTTTTATTAGACGATGTGACTAGTGCTCTGGATGCAATAACTGAAGCTAAGGTAAGGAAGAATTTGAACTCCAAAGAAAATAAGCAAACAATAATAACCATTACTCAACGTTGTGGAACAGCTATGGCTGCAGATAGGATTTTAGTTATGGACAATGGTGTAAAGGTTGGTTATGGAACTCATGATGAGCTTATGGATACTTGCGAAGTTTATAGAGATATTTATAAAACACAAATAGAAAGCAGTAGGGAGGTGTAA
- a CDS encoding ABC transporter ATP-binding protein, with protein MAQSFSKQEMKAPSIGGRPMGGMQRFAPSKKPKNAKDTVMRVIKIYMRFAKPIFVAMILTIISSAVSVGIPYLIGKTFNTFEFQTRSVDTNMFIWLLMIIVTLHIVNLFISSFNGVVMLKVSQKLVFVLRREFFEKMQKLPLEFYDTRSHGDTMSRITNDVDNISSTIAQTTTQLISSILILVGSFVVMMTLNIPLTLVVLLCIPLVMTLTRTITSKSRGYFIEQQKNLGVLNGITEENILGLKMVKAFGKQEDILKQFKETNEKLYQSSNKAQTWAGHMMPLMNVINNFIFAVVAIVGGFLSVKYGVAVGTVVSFMSYSKQFTHPLNAVAGMFNTIQSALAGAERVFEILDIQEEAADIENAIDIDNPEGEVTFENVSFSYNKSNEILKNISFNVKAGEIVALVGETGAGKTTIVNLLTRFYDSGSGRILIDNKPITDLKRDSLRKCFSVVLQDTCLFTGTIMDNIRYSQKDVTDEEVIKAAKIAHAHDFIDKLPKGYYTMVSGATDNLSQGQRQLISIARAVLCDSPILILDEATSSVDTKTEKDIQKALLTLMKNRTCFLIAHRLSTIRDSDCIMVIGDGKILESGNHQNLMEKKGKYYKMVISQMGQLP; from the coding sequence GTGGCTCAAAGTTTTTCAAAACAAGAGATGAAAGCACCGTCTATCGGAGGAAGACCAATGGGGGGAATGCAGCGTTTTGCACCTTCTAAAAAACCTAAAAATGCAAAAGATACGGTAATGAGAGTGATAAAAATATATATGCGCTTTGCCAAACCGATATTTGTAGCTATGATCCTTACAATTATTTCATCAGCAGTCTCTGTTGGAATTCCTTATCTCATTGGAAAGACCTTTAATACCTTTGAGTTTCAGACAAGAAGTGTAGATACAAATATGTTTATATGGCTATTGATGATAATCGTTACATTACATATAGTTAATTTATTTATTTCCTCCTTTAATGGAGTTGTTATGCTGAAGGTTTCACAAAAGCTTGTCTTTGTATTGAGAAGGGAATTTTTTGAGAAGATGCAAAAGCTTCCTCTAGAATTCTATGATACAAGGTCTCATGGTGATACAATGAGCAGAATTACAAACGATGTAGACAATATTAGTTCTACCATTGCACAAACCACTACTCAATTGATATCTAGTATACTGATTCTTGTAGGCTCTTTTGTAGTTATGATGACTCTTAATATACCTCTTACTTTGGTTGTCTTATTATGTATTCCTCTTGTTATGACTTTAACTCGCACCATTACATCGAAAAGTCGAGGTTATTTTATAGAACAGCAAAAGAATTTAGGAGTATTGAATGGAATAACTGAGGAAAATATATTAGGGTTAAAAATGGTGAAAGCCTTTGGAAAGCAAGAAGACATACTAAAACAATTTAAAGAAACTAATGAAAAGCTATACCAGAGTAGTAATAAAGCACAGACATGGGCAGGGCATATGATGCCACTTATGAATGTTATAAATAATTTCATTTTCGCTGTAGTTGCAATAGTAGGTGGTTTTTTATCAGTGAAATATGGCGTTGCTGTTGGTACTGTTGTTAGTTTTATGAGTTATTCAAAGCAATTCACTCACCCGCTTAATGCTGTTGCTGGCATGTTTAATACTATTCAATCAGCTCTTGCTGGAGCAGAACGTGTTTTTGAAATTCTAGATATTCAGGAAGAAGCAGCGGATATAGAAAATGCTATAGATATAGATAATCCAGAAGGTGAAGTAACCTTTGAAAATGTAAGCTTTTCATATAATAAGAGCAATGAAATATTAAAGAATATAAGTTTTAATGTTAAAGCTGGAGAAATAGTTGCTTTGGTAGGAGAAACCGGTGCTGGAAAAACTACTATCGTTAATCTTCTTACTCGTTTTTATGATTCAGGTAGTGGTAGAATTTTAATTGATAATAAGCCTATTACAGATCTTAAACGAGATAGTCTTAGAAAATGTTTTTCAGTGGTTTTACAAGATACTTGTCTTTTTACTGGAACGATTATGGATAATATTCGATATTCACAAAAGGATGTTACTGATGAAGAGGTAATTAAGGCAGCTAAAATAGCTCATGCCCACGATTTTATTGATAAATTGCCAAAAGGTTATTATACAATGGTATCTGGAGCCACAGATAACTTAAGCCAAGGTCAACGACAGCTTATATCCATTGCTCGAGCAGTATTATGTGATAGTCCTATTCTAATTTTAGATGAAGCTACTAGTAGTGTTGATACAAAGACAGAGAAGGATATCCAGAAGGCTTTGTTAACCTTGATGAAGAATCGCACGTGCTTTTTAATAGCTCATAGATTATCTACTATTAGAGATTCAGATTGTATCATGGTAATAGGCGACGGAAAAATATTAGAAAGTGGAAATCATCAAAACCTTATGGAGAAAAAGGGCAAATATTATAAGATGGTTATTAGCCAAATGGGACAATTACCATAA
- a CDS encoding YoaK family protein, protein MTAKEQDLEITERLGFGILLTLVGGAMDVYSYILRGNVFATGQTGNFVLMVVRGAEKDYLGMTHAMVPIVSFWIGIFIAWHIFYFYCKEKQLLWKRWVLIIEIITLFIVGLVPCSYPPIIANTLLSFAASLQYCAFRKFGTDDNYASIFCTGNMRFCAENYYRAIVKKDKKGLKRAIGYTYILLAFLVGILLGALAVTNLKEKAIWVVDAVLIAALIISFIYSEDKKEDISVSKEKL, encoded by the coding sequence GTGACAGCTAAAGAACAAGATTTAGAGATAACAGAGAGGTTAGGTTTTGGAATATTGCTTACATTAGTTGGAGGCGCTATGGATGTATATTCCTATATTCTTCGTGGAAATGTATTTGCTACAGGACAAACAGGAAATTTTGTACTTATGGTAGTTAGAGGAGCAGAGAAGGATTACTTAGGAATGACTCATGCGATGGTGCCTATAGTGTCCTTTTGGATAGGGATTTTTATAGCTTGGCATATATTCTATTTTTATTGCAAAGAAAAGCAGTTGTTATGGAAACGATGGGTTTTAATTATTGAAATAATAACTCTATTTATAGTAGGGCTGGTGCCATGTTCTTATCCGCCAATAATAGCTAACACCCTTCTGTCTTTTGCAGCATCCTTGCAGTACTGTGCTTTTCGTAAGTTTGGTACAGATGATAATTATGCAAGCATATTTTGTACTGGAAATATGCGTTTCTGTGCGGAAAATTATTATAGAGCAATTGTAAAAAAGGATAAGAAAGGCCTTAAAAGAGCAATAGGATATACTTATATTCTTTTAGCTTTTTTAGTGGGAATACTTTTAGGTGCTTTGGCTGTGACAAATTTAAAGGAAAAAGCAATATGGGTGGTGGATGCAGTACTTATAGCTGCACTTATAATTTCTTTTATATATAGTGAAGATAAAAAAGAGGATATTAGCGTAAGTAAGGAGAAATTATAA